The window GGATCGCCCTGGTGGAGACTCCGAAGGACCATCCGCTGCGGTACCGGCCGGGGATCTAGCGCGGCTCTTCCGATGGCCCGGGTCCGGTGCGGGGCTTAGCGTGCTGGAGGGGGTCTGCCTCTTGGAAGGAACGCCATGAAGCTCGACAGGCCGGTGACCGGCGGGCCCTGCTGGACCGAGCTCGGGACCAGTGATCTCGACGCCGCCAAACGGTTCTACACCCGGCTCTTCGGCTGGCGCCCCGAGACGGACCCGCGCCAGGAGGCGGGCGGCTACACGATGGCCCACCTCGGCGACAAGGCGGTCGCCGCGCTCACCCCGCTGTACCAGGAGTCGCAGCCCGTCGCCTGGAACGTGTCCTTCCTGGCGGCCGACGTGGACGACACCGCGGCGCGGGCCGAGGCATCCGGTGCGACGGTGCTGGTCGGCCCGATGGACGTCTTCGACGTGGGCCGGTTCGCGGTGGTCCTCGATCCGACCGGGGCCGCCTTCCAGCTGTGGCAGGCCCGCAGCTTCCCGGGCGCGGGCCTGTTCAACGCGCCCGGATCCCTGGGCTGGGTGGAGCTCATGACCCGCGCCCCCGAACGGGCCGTGGCCTTCTACACCACCCTGTTCGGCTGGAGCGTCAACGCCTCCGAGCACTACACCCAATGGGGCATCGAGGGCGCCGACTTCGGCGGCATGGTGACGATGGACGACAAGTTCCCGCCCGAGGTGCCGGCGCACTGGCTGCCGTACTTCGCCGTGGCGGACGTCGACGACGCCGCGGCCACCGCGACCGAGGCGGACGGCACCCTCCTCATGGAGCCGACCTCGGTGCCCGAAGGACCGCGGATCGCGGTGCTGCGGGATCCGCAGGGCGCGGTGTTCGGGGTGTATCGCGCCTCGGACTACGAGGACTGAGGCGCCTGAGCCGCCTTCCTACCGCCGCTGCACCCACAGCCGTACCGAGCGCACCCTGAGCCTCACACGCGCAGTGCCCCGAGCCGCCCCTCCAGCTCCATGAGCAACTCGCCGAGCCGCGTGGCGAGTTCACCGCGTCCGTCGCGGTCGATGCCGGACAGTACGGCCGTCTCGTAGGCGAGTTGCTCGGGCAGGATGCCGTCGACGAGTTCGCGCCCCGCGTCGGTGAGGCGGACATGGGAGACGCGGCGGTCGCGGGCGTCGCCGCGGCGCTCCACCAGGCCGCGCTCGGTGAGCTGCTTGAGGCGCTTGGTGACGGCCGCGCCCGAGGAGAAGGTCTCGCGGGCCAGCTCGCCGGGGGTCAGTTCATGCCCGGTGCGGCGCAGCGCGCCGAGCAGGTCGAACTCGGGGCGACTGAGCCCGGCCCGGCGCAGCGGGGCGTCCTCGGCCTGCTGAAGGAGGGCGGCGCAGCGGTTGATACGGCCGATGATCTCCATGGGGCCGGGGTGGACGGACCGCCACTGCCGGACGACGGCGGCGACCGTGTCGTCCCGTGCGCTTCCCGCTTGGGGTGCCGTCATGGTCGTACGCCCTCCGTAGTGCGGTGACCTGCCGTGCTCCCATGAATGCTCCCCGTGTACACCCTTGCGCTCGCGTGCGCGCCGCATTGGCACGGGCATCCTCCGACCGACCGCGGGCGACTGCCCGGCACCGTCGAGCGGGGAGGACGCGTGCATCTACCGGCTTCGCCCGGCTGGCTGCTGGTCGCGCTGTGCGCGGCGACCGGGGCCTACTGTCTGCTGCGCATGCGCAGCAACGTCGAGGAGCAGCGCCGGGCCGCGGGCGGCGAGGCGTTGATGGGCTTCGGCATGGCCGCGATGGCCGTGCCCGCCGCGGTGTTCACCCCGCCTTCGTGGACCTGGCCCGGCTACGCGGTCGTGTTCGGCGTGGCGGCGCTGCGCGCCCTGTGGGCGGCGCGGGCGAGCGCGCACCACCTCCACCATCTGGTGGGCGCCTCGGCCATGGTCTACATGGCGGTCACGATGTCCGCCTCCCCCGGCCA of the Streptomyces sp. NBC_00287 genome contains:
- a CDS encoding MarR family winged helix-turn-helix transcriptional regulator, whose protein sequence is MTAPQAGSARDDTVAAVVRQWRSVHPGPMEIIGRINRCAALLQQAEDAPLRRAGLSRPEFDLLGALRRTGHELTPGELARETFSSGAAVTKRLKQLTERGLVERRGDARDRRVSHVRLTDAGRELVDGILPEQLAYETAVLSGIDRDGRGELATRLGELLMELEGRLGALRV
- a CDS encoding VOC family protein; its protein translation is MKLDRPVTGGPCWTELGTSDLDAAKRFYTRLFGWRPETDPRQEAGGYTMAHLGDKAVAALTPLYQESQPVAWNVSFLAADVDDTAARAEASGATVLVGPMDVFDVGRFAVVLDPTGAAFQLWQARSFPGAGLFNAPGSLGWVELMTRAPERAVAFYTTLFGWSVNASEHYTQWGIEGADFGGMVTMDDKFPPEVPAHWLPYFAVADVDDAAATATEADGTLLMEPTSVPEGPRIAVLRDPQGAVFGVYRASDYED
- a CDS encoding DUF5134 domain-containing protein — protein: MHLPASPGWLLVALCAATGAYCLLRMRSNVEEQRRAAGGEALMGFGMAAMAVPAAVFTPPSWTWPGYAVVFGVAALRALWAARASAHHLHHLVGASAMVYMAVTMSASPGHGASGVPLVTGTLLLYFTGYVLLTGVRLVPVTAGGGAVRLGDRPELARACRLSMGIAMLAMLLTI